The Ammoniphilus sp. CFH 90114 nucleotide sequence GAAAGCACTCATAAGCCATTCTTCAGTCCCCTCCTTAACTTTCCAGATTAGGTTTACACAGATAGTTTTTGCTAAAGAAACATTCGTCTGCCATGTAAATTTCTCCAACTCATCCGTTTGCTCATGCGGTTTATTAGCCGTTCCCATCCTTAAATTTGGGGAATATAATAAGAAGAAGAACAATGGCAAAGGAGGGGTGATATGCCTATTGTCATGTTGGATCCAGGGCATGGAGGCAGTGATCCAGGTGCTCAAGGGAATGGATTAGTTGAGAAGAATCTGGCTTTAGATATGGCCAGAAAGACAAGAGATTGGTTACTGATGCATTATGAAGTCGACGTGCGACTGACGAGGGATTCCGACACGCTGATCCCCTTGTCCGAGAGGGCGCAAATCGCCAATCAACTAGGAGCCGATTATTTTGTCTCCCTTCATCATAACGCGGCTGGTGGGCAAGGGTTTGAAAGCTTCGTTTATCCAGGGACCCGCAATCAAAGAGCTGGACAGCTCCAAGATGTCGTTCATGGTGGCATTATGCAATTCTTAGGTCCTCTAGGAATTAGAGATCGCGGGAAAAAAGAGGCTAATTTTGCAGTCTTGCGACAGACTAGTATGCCAGCCATTCTGATCGAGAATCTTTTTGTTGATCACCCTACTGACGCGAATTGGTTAAGGAGTGAATCCTTTCGCAATCAGTTAGCCAACGCCACAGCAAAAGCAATTGGAGCAGCTTTGAATTTAAGGGAACGTTTCCCAGCCAATACGCCAGATTGGAAACGTGAAGCGGTAGAATGGATGTTCCAGGAAGGTTTACTCACGAATGAAGATTGGAAAAATGCAACGGAGAATCCACTGCCTCTCTGGGCTGAAGCGATTGTGCTCCGAAGGCTCTATGACAAGCTGAACAACCAGCAATAAAATAAGGGTGAACCCAGTGCATAAGCACTTTGGGGTTCACCCTTCTCTACCGTACATAATCACTAGAGGGTTAGGGAAAATATTTTTGTAAAGACGAATTAGATCGCAGGAGGTATTCAATTGCAAAATCACCAAGAAGATCGAGCAAAAGGAAACTATCCTTCAGCTATGGAGGATTTAGGAACTGTAGAAGAGATGGGAAGTATGAGGGGTAGAACAGCAGGTGAAGAACCTCCCATGGTCGAAATCACCCGTAAAGAGCCTTGGGAAACGACGAATGTCATGGAGGAAAGTGAAAAAAGAGAAGGCTATTAGGCCTCCTCTATATCCTTTCTGGTGGAGGGCTGATGAGGTAATTGCCCTCCCATCCCTGCATTCTTCATGGTTAAGTTTTGAATAAGCTGTTCTAGATCAATGCCTGATACACTCTTCAGCATTTC carries:
- a CDS encoding N-acetylmuramoyl-L-alanine amidase — translated: MPIVMLDPGHGGSDPGAQGNGLVEKNLALDMARKTRDWLLMHYEVDVRLTRDSDTLIPLSERAQIANQLGADYFVSLHHNAAGGQGFESFVYPGTRNQRAGQLQDVVHGGIMQFLGPLGIRDRGKKEANFAVLRQTSMPAILIENLFVDHPTDANWLRSESFRNQLANATAKAIGAALNLRERFPANTPDWKREAVEWMFQEGLLTNEDWKNATENPLPLWAEAIVLRRLYDKLNNQQ